In Symmachiella dynata, the following are encoded in one genomic region:
- a CDS encoding sugar ABC transporter ATP-binding protein translates to MGAIGYASALEVVSTKSPALAKPVAPAANLFLCLDTTSGPIFVVDIPRNIHIVMTTPLLKLTGITKSFGGVAALKPFSLELAAGSILGLVGENGAGKSTLIKLLSGLHQPNAGTITLGGRSLRFESPRAAIDAGIATIHQELEYAAQLTVAENLLLGESWPRSFFGGVNWRSLHEEAQERLRAFGIDLPPHATMDQLTAAEKQEVSIAAALSRDAQLLILDEPTASLSEPEVRRLFGHLTKLQARGVAIIYVSHRLDEIFEITDRIAVLRDGDLVATHATAEVTAGQLVHDMVGRPLDQVYPRTRSGTLGEVVLQLDSLTRSGMFRDISLDVRAGEIVGVAGLVGAGRSELARAIYGLYSPDSGTMTLNGNTWKPRDAHAALRGGLVYIPEERKRQGLVLDHSLRESLSIGFAVIANRLGIVNRRRERAMVSAALTNYDIRATGPEQAIGTLSGGNQQKALIARWLERDPGMIILDEPTRGVDVGAKADIHAHIDRLAGAGKGVLFISSDLPELIGMSDRVLVMNRGSIETELSGENLNEHNVILAASGLSPTDAPASGH, encoded by the coding sequence TTGGGTGCCATTGGCTATGCCAGTGCTTTGGAAGTCGTATCCACAAAGAGCCCCGCACTGGCAAAGCCAGTGGCACCCGCCGCCAACTTGTTCCTATGTTTGGATACAACATCCGGACCGATCTTCGTGGTCGATATTCCGCGAAACATTCACATCGTCATGACCACACCGCTCCTCAAACTCACCGGCATTACGAAATCCTTCGGCGGGGTGGCGGCGCTGAAACCGTTCTCGCTGGAACTGGCAGCGGGGTCGATTTTGGGACTGGTCGGCGAAAACGGTGCGGGCAAGTCGACGTTGATCAAACTACTCAGCGGCCTGCACCAGCCCAATGCGGGGACGATCACGTTGGGCGGACGTTCACTGCGTTTCGAATCACCGCGTGCGGCGATCGATGCGGGAATTGCCACGATTCACCAGGAATTAGAGTATGCCGCTCAATTGACGGTGGCTGAGAATTTGTTGCTGGGAGAGTCCTGGCCCCGCTCGTTTTTTGGCGGTGTGAATTGGCGGTCGCTACACGAAGAAGCACAAGAGCGACTTCGCGCTTTCGGCATCGATTTGCCACCCCATGCCACGATGGATCAATTGACAGCAGCGGAGAAACAAGAAGTCTCCATCGCTGCCGCATTGTCCCGCGACGCACAGTTGTTGATTCTCGACGAACCGACGGCCAGTCTCAGTGAACCGGAAGTGCGGCGGTTGTTTGGCCATCTGACCAAACTGCAAGCGCGGGGCGTAGCCATCATCTATGTTTCGCATCGCCTGGACGAGATTTTTGAAATCACCGACCGCATCGCCGTGCTAAGGGATGGCGACTTGGTGGCCACGCACGCAACCGCTGAAGTGACCGCCGGGCAACTGGTGCACGACATGGTCGGCCGGCCCTTGGATCAAGTCTATCCCCGCACCCGCTCGGGCACGTTGGGAGAGGTGGTGTTGCAACTGGATTCGCTGACGCGGTCAGGGATGTTTCGCGACATCAGTTTGGACGTGCGCGCAGGAGAAATCGTGGGAGTTGCGGGATTGGTCGGGGCGGGTCGTTCAGAATTGGCCCGCGCGATTTATGGGTTATACTCGCCGGATTCGGGCACCATGACGTTAAACGGCAATACTTGGAAACCACGAGACGCCCATGCGGCCTTGCGCGGCGGGTTGGTTTATATTCCTGAAGAACGCAAACGCCAAGGGTTGGTGTTGGACCATTCGCTGCGAGAATCGTTGAGCATTGGATTCGCGGTTATTGCCAACCGTCTGGGGATCGTGAATCGTCGTCGAGAACGGGCGATGGTCTCGGCGGCATTAACGAATTATGACATCCGCGCCACCGGCCCGGAACAAGCCATTGGAACGCTCAGCGGCGGCAATCAGCAAAAGGCTTTAATCGCCCGCTGGTTGGAACGGGACCCGGGGATGATTATTCTCGACGAACCAACCCGCGGCGTCGACGTCGGAGCCAAAGCCGACATCCACGCACACATCGACCGTTTAGCGGGAGCGGGAAAAGGGGTGTTGTTCATCTCCAGCGACTTGCCGGAACTGATTGGCATGAGCGACCGCGTCTTGGTCATGAATCGCGGCTCGATTGAAACAGAACTCAGCGGCGAAAATCTCAACGAACACAACGTGATCCTAGCCGCCTCGGGATTGTCACCTACTGATGCACCGGCCTCTGGCCACTAA
- a CDS encoding amidohydrolase family protein — MPHTTPSTTRRSFLKTTAAASLTMASVAARADEKPKSPVVDTHMHVWAADLKKFPFARKMKAPEIPATVELLNAEMDQFGIDYCVLVQVIYHGWDNSYVAECIKRFPDRFRGHGLIDPEDPNVADKLDYWMREHQFAGMRFSPVYYRGKDDWLNARSRDPLWEKAAELGAIFNMFIASEQLPKLEEMIARHPTVPVVIDHLANTDFTVADPSVEFGKLLALAKYPQVYCKVSELNIRSPSKKFPYKDTWPWVERMYDTFGPDRLMWGTGFPGATRAQDRRPPLTDELALIREEIPFFSNEDRQKIMGINAAKLWKFGNA, encoded by the coding sequence ATGCCGCACACGACCCCATCGACAACCCGCCGTTCGTTTTTGAAAACCACCGCTGCGGCTTCGTTGACCATGGCGAGTGTTGCGGCGCGAGCGGATGAAAAGCCCAAGAGTCCGGTCGTTGATACGCATATGCATGTTTGGGCGGCCGATTTGAAGAAGTTTCCCTTCGCCCGCAAAATGAAGGCGCCGGAAATCCCCGCCACAGTGGAATTGCTCAATGCGGAGATGGATCAGTTCGGCATCGATTATTGCGTGCTGGTGCAGGTGATTTATCACGGCTGGGACAACAGTTATGTCGCTGAGTGCATCAAACGTTTTCCCGACCGGTTTCGCGGGCATGGCTTGATCGATCCGGAAGATCCAAACGTGGCGGACAAGTTGGACTACTGGATGCGCGAGCATCAATTCGCCGGCATGCGGTTTAGCCCGGTGTATTATCGCGGCAAGGACGATTGGTTGAACGCCCGTTCGCGCGATCCGTTGTGGGAAAAAGCAGCGGAGTTGGGGGCGATCTTCAATATGTTCATCGCCAGCGAGCAGTTGCCCAAACTCGAAGAGATGATCGCGCGGCATCCGACGGTCCCGGTGGTGATTGATCATTTGGCCAACACCGATTTCACCGTCGCGGATCCGTCAGTGGAATTCGGCAAACTACTCGCGCTGGCTAAGTACCCACAGGTGTACTGCAAAGTCTCGGAGTTAAACATCCGTTCGCCTTCGAAAAAGTTTCCCTACAAAGACACTTGGCCTTGGGTCGAGCGAATGTACGACACCTTCGGACCGGATCGATTGATGTGGGGCACTGGCTTTCCCGGAGCGACACGGGCTCAGGATCGACGTCCGCCGTTGACGGACGAGTTGGCATTGATCCGCGAAGAGATTCCATTTTTTAGCAATGAAGACCGCCAGAAAATCATGGGCATCAACGCCGCTAAGCTTTGGAAATTCGGCAACGCCTAA